The proteins below are encoded in one region of Mycteria americana isolate JAX WOST 10 ecotype Jacksonville Zoo and Gardens chromosome 22, USCA_MyAme_1.0, whole genome shotgun sequence:
- the JUP gene encoding junction plakoglobin yields MEVMNMMEQPIKVTEWQQTYTYDSGIHSGVNTQVPSVSSKCLGDDDEVYGKQYTIKKTTTTSYCQGGSQGQSQAQADMEAQLAMTRAQRVRAAMYPETVEDRSLLITTQLEGQQTNVQRLAEPSQMLKSAIVHLINYQDDAELATRAIPELTKLLNDEDPVVVSKAAMIVNQLSKKEASRRALMQSPQIVAAVVRTMQSTSDLDTARCTTSILHNLSHHREGLLSIFKSGGIPALVRMLSSPVESVLFYAITTLHNLLLYQEGAKMAVRLADGLQKMVPLLNKNNPKFLAITTDCLQLLAYGNQESKLIILANGGPQALVQIMRSYNYEKLLWTTSRVLKVLSVCPSNKPAIVEAGGMQALGKHLTSSSPRLVQNCLWTLRNLSDVATKQEGLDGVLKILVNQLSSDDVNVLTCATGTLSNLTCNNSKNKTLVTQSNGVEALIHTILRAGDKEDITEPAVCALRHLTSRHPEAEMAQNSVRLNYGIPAIVKLLNQPNQWPLVKATIGLIRNLALCPANHAPLQEAAVIPRLVQLLVKAHQDAQRHVAAGTQQPYTDGVKMEEIVEGCTGALHILARDPMNRMEIFRLNTIPLFVQLLYSPVENIQRVAAGVLCELAQDKEAADAIDAEGASAPLMELLHSRNEGTATYAAAVLFRISEDKNPDYRKRVSVELTNSLFKHDPAAWEAAQSMIPINEPYSDELDPGYRPMYSGDIPLDPIDMHMDMDGDYPMDAYSDGVRAPFADHMLA; encoded by the exons ATGGAGGTGATGAACATGATGGAGCAGCCGATCAAGGTGACGGAGTGGCAGCAAACCTACACCTATGACTCGGGCATCCACTCCGGCGTCAACACCCAGGTGCCCTCTGTCAGCAGCAAGTGCCTCGGGGACGATGACGAGGTCTACGGGAAGCAGTACACCATCAAGAAGACGACCACCACGAGCTACTGCcagggagggagccagggccagaGCCAAGCGCAAG CGGACATGGAGGCTCAGCTGGCCATGACCCGGGCCCAGCGTGTCCGGGCTGCCATGTACCCCGAGACGGTGGAGGACCGCTCCCTGCTCATCACCACCCAGCTGGAGGGGCAGCAGACCAACGTGCAGCGCCTGGCAGAGCCCTCCCAGATGCTGAAATCGGCCATCGTGCACCTCATCAACTACCAGGACGATGCCGAGCTGGCCACCCGTGCCATCCCGGAGCTCACCAAGCTGCTCAACGATGAGGACCCG GTGGTCGTCAGCAAAGCAGCCATGATCGTCAACCAGCTCTCCAAGAAGGAGGCGTCGCGCCGTGCCCTGATGCAGTCGCCCCAGATCGTGGCGGCCGTGGTCCGCACCATGCAGAGCACCAGCGACCTGGACACGGCCCGCTGCACCACCAGCATCCTGCACAACCTCTCGCACCACCGTGAGGGCCTGCTCTCCATCTTTAAGTCTGGCGGCATCCCGGCCCTCGTCAGGATGCTGAG CTCGCCGGTCGAGTCGGTCCTCTTCTACGCCATCACCACCCTGCACAACCTGCTGCTCTACCAGGAAGGGGCCAAGATGGCCGTGCGCCTGGCAGACGGCCTGCAGAAGATGGTTCCCCTGCTGAACAAGAACAACCCCAAGTTCCTGGCTATCACCACCGACTGCCTTCAGCTCCTCGCCTACGGGAACCAGGAGAGCAAG CTGATTATTTTGGCCAACGGAGGACCCCAGGCCCTGGTGCAGATCATGCGCAGCTACAACTACGAGAAGCTGCTCTGGACCACGAGCCGGGTGCTCAAGGTGCTGTCGGTGTGTCCCAGCAACAAGCCCGCTATCGTTGAGGCTG GCGGCATGCAGGCGTTGGGCAAGCACCTgaccagctccagccccaggctggTCCAGAACTGTCTCTGGACCCTGCGAAACCTCTCCGACGTGGCTACCAAACAG GAGGGCCTGGACGGCGTCCTCAAGATCCTGGTGAACCAGCTGAGCTCCGACGACGTGAACGTGCTGACCTGTGCCACCGGCACCCTCTCCAACCTGACCTGCAACAACAGCAAGAACAAGACCCTGGTGACGCAGTCGAATGGGGTGGAGGCCCTGATCCACACCATCCTGCGGGCGGGCGACAAGGAGGACATCACTGAGCCGGCCGTCTGCGCTCTCCGGCACCTCACCAGCCGGCACCCCGAGGCCGAGATGGCACAGAACTCGGTGCGGCTCAACTACGGCATCCCTGCTATCGTCAAGCTCCTCAACCAGCCCAACCAGTGGCCGCTGGTCAAG GCTACCATAGGCCTGATCCGCAACCTGGCCCTGTGCCCGGCCAACCACGCCCCGCTCCAGGAGGCCGCCGTCATCCCCCGCCTGGTCCAGCTGCTGGTCAAGGCTCACCAGGACGCCCAGCGGCACGTAGCAGCCGGCACGCAGCAGCCCTACACG GATGGAGTGAAGATGGAGGAGATCGTGGAGGGGTGCACAGGGGCACTGCACATCCTGGCCCGGGACCCCATGAACCGCATGGAGATCTTCCGCCTCAACACCATCCCTCTCTTCGTGCAG CTCCTCTACTCGCCGGTGGAGAACATCCAGCGCGTCGCAGCTGGCGTGCTGTGTGAGCTGGCCCAGGACAAGGAGGCGGCAGATGCCATTGATGCGGAGGGGGCCTCGGCTCCGCTGATGGAGCTGCTGCACTCCAGGAACGAGGGGACGG ccacctACGCGGCCGCCGTGCTCTTCCGAATCTCGGAGGACAAGAACCCCGACTACAGGAAGCGCGTCTCCGTGGAGCTCACCAACTCCCTCTTCAAGCACGACCCGGCAGCCTGGGAGGCG GCCCAGAGCATGATCCCCATCAACGAGCCCTACTCGGATG agctggaccCCGGCTACCGCCCCATGTACTCGGGTGACATCCCCTTGGACCCCATCGACATGCACATGGACATGGACGGGGACTACCCCATGGACGCCTACAGCGACGGTGTCCGAGCGCCCTTCGCTGACCACATGCTCGCCTaa
- the LOC142419883 gene encoding gastrin/cholecystokinin-like peptide produces MKAKVCIGLVLAIMATACLCRPMAEAPGAAGDPHQLPASPVRRDWPKSLSQEQKHFISRFLPHIFTELSNRKGYVHGDEGMEALHDHYYPDWMDFGRRSAEDSADAA; encoded by the exons ATGAAGGCAAAGGTGTGCATCGGCCTCGTCCTCGCCATCATGGCGACCGCCTGCCTGTGCCGGCCCATGGCGGAGGCACCAGGCGCTGCAGGGGACCCCCACCAGCTCCCCGCCAGCCCGGTCCGGCGGGACTGGCCCAAGTCCCTGTCCCAGGAGCAGAAGCACTTCATCTCCCGGTTCCTGCCCCACATCTTCACAG AGCTGAGCAACCGCAAGGGCTACGTGCACGGGGACGAGGGGATGGAGGCCCTGCATGACCACTACTACCCCGACTGGATGGACTTCGGCCGCCGCAGCGCTGAGGATTCAGCCGATGCCGCGTAG
- the HAP1 gene encoding huntingtin-associated protein 1, which translates to MEETLQYFLLCAERVARITKTYHDIDAVTNLLDEKERDLELAARIGQSLLKQNRSLTERNELLEEQLELAKEEIAQLRHEVSMRDDLLHFYTTTTEESEPTSATSTPLRRHESSLSLQQYFQYDTLQQKLKCLEEENQKLRMEATNIATETCQYEDQEQQLMIDCVEQFSEASRQVAYLSDELARKAEDTARQQEEISQLLAQVVDLQQKCRTYGSEVEELQQHLAMAKEVQQQLRTELRDLQEKYAECGGMLQEAQEEVKSLRSRSLPNSTISRYGAPSLLPVDSLAAEIKGTMRKGTDSSSSDYKSYLRVFETVKAVNQVAKAKSCSESLRNMPGSKQLSAAPSGGASTPHTSGCGSEGAQGEGAGEEPRAAPGQQDLEAAVQRLSVRQQSHASEECSFFEAERERKLWRLRDGESSSGFLTPNESIVSAGTNYSGGSELTAGSGFSLGSLAYLPDKLQIVKPLEGSVTLHHWQQLARPNLGGILVPRPGVLTKDFRQLDIDLEEVYSLNDLEEDDVDASSFQLLPTSTPTKAKEHPRVCVTPSCLLVGPLRG; encoded by the exons ATGGAGGAGACCCTGCAGTACTTCC TCCTGTGTGCCGAGCGGGTGGCCAGGATCACGAAGACCTACCATGACATCGACGCCGTCACCAACCTGCTGGACGAG AAAGAGCGGGACCTGGAGCTGGCGGCACGCATCGGGCAGTCCCTGCTGAAGCAGAACCGGAGCCTGACCGAGCGCAACGAGCTcctggaggagcagctggagtTGGCCAAAGAGGAG aTCGCGCAGCTGCGCCACGAGGTCTCCATGCGGGATGACCTGCTCCACTTCTACACCACCACGACGGAGGAGAGCGAGCCCACCTCCGCCACCTCCACGCC GCTGCGCAGGCACGAGTCCTCGCTGTCCCTGCAGCAGTACTTCCAGTACGACACCTTGCAGCAGAAACTCAAGTGCCTGGAGGAGGAGAACCAGAAGCTTCGCATGGAG GCCACCAACATCGCAACTGAGACCTGTCAGTATGAggaccaggagcagcagctgatgaTTGACTGCGTGGAGCAGTTCT CCGAAGCAAGCCGGCAGGTCGCGTACCTCTCTGACGAGCTGGCCCGCAAGGCGGAGGACACGGCACGGCAGCAGGAGGAGATCAGCCAGCTCCTGGCACAGGTCGTGGACCTGCAGCAGAAGTGCCGCACG TACGGCTCGGAGGTGGAGgagctccagcagcacctggCCATGGCGAaggaggtgcagcagcagctccggaCAGAG CTGCGGGACCTGCAGGAGAAGTACGCCGAGTGCGGCGGGATGCTGCAGGAAGCCCAGGAGGAGGTCAAGAGCCTGCGCAGCCGCAGCCTGCCCAACAGCACCATCAGCCGCTACGGTGCGCCCAGCCTCCTGCCCGTG GACTCGCTGGCGGCTGAGATCAAGGGGACGATGAGGAAGGGGACAGACAGCTCCTCCTCGGACTACAA GAGCTATCTGCGCGTCTTTGAGACGGTGAAAGCCGTGAACCAGGTGGCCAAAGCCAAGTCTTGCTCTGAGTCTCTCCGCAACATGCCGGGCTCCAAGCAGTTGTCAGCCGCCCCCTCCGGGGGGGCCAGCACCCCCCACACCAGCGGCTGCGGCTCGGAGGGCGCCCA GGGCGagggggctggagaggagccccgggcggccccgggccagCAGGACCTGGAGGCGGCGGTGCAGCGGCTGTCGGTGCGGCAGCAGAGCCATGCCTCGGAGGAGTGCTCCTTCTTCGAGGCGGAGCGGGAGCGCAAGCTGTGGCGGCTGAGGGACGGGGAGAGCTCCAGCGGCTTTCTCACCCCCAACGAGAGCATCGTCTCTGCTGGGACCAACTACTCGGGGGGCTCGGAGCTCACAGCTGGCTCTGGCTTCTCCCTTGGCTCCCTCGCCTATCTGCCCGACAAGCTGCAGATCGTGAAGCCCCTGGAAG GCTCTGTGACGCTCCACCACTGGCAGCAGCTGGCACGGCCCAATCTGGGTGGGATCCTGGTGCCCCGTCCCGGGGTGCTCACCAAAGACTTCAGGCAGCTGGACATCGACCTGGAGGAGGTCTACAGCCTCAACGACCTGGAGGAGGACGATGTGGATGccagctccttccagctgctCCCTACCTCAACGCCCACCAAAGCCAAGGAGCACCCCCGGG tCTGTGTAACGCCGTCGTGCCTTCTTGTGGGCCCCTTGAGGGGCTGA